A DNA window from Anastrepha obliqua isolate idAnaObli1 chromosome 5, idAnaObli1_1.0, whole genome shotgun sequence contains the following coding sequences:
- the LOC129249065 gene encoding KAT8 regulatory NSL complex subunit 2-like: MATNCSHLRQRQFLRYGGSLQELREQLHQEIENKAKCCSNPTHACSLPRVDDSEYCMRHILRDPRGHFRQCSYIYRNGRKCQNALQKHDLKKDPALTTLCFEHNRQAQLQKTHTSVGKLKRTDTNEALLNSLAHHIKVEGTRREEDASEQEEEIDVVSPHITPFVAHEQINSLESIVSTIHKRRRILDYASDSSSGNDSLPNINNTLRGYEFQESDDDSIDSQGEDALKHAGIYTREEAIRISEAKLTKLQGLYIDQINHLHHILKERRRRYLIALRKEREMLCSIHDQLKDSPKERVLYKQLKALNTYHRRYGVEAVLYKKFKEKRSRSSDGYGHKATNFNKCAFTEGGVKCGERAMPCCKFCRKHILDDKKQILFRACEVEKSGVVCQEPVPCIFEDSAKCVLHSTIPTRHQYIQKKYESETEEDDDVKQVCCDDKTPVVEIAKSESEPTASPGRNITISHDSDGTAAASKTRK; this comes from the exons ATGGCTACCAACTGCTCCCATTTGCGACAACGCCAGTTTCTGCGGTATGGCGGTAGCTTGCAGGAGCTACGTGAACAGCTACATCAGGAAATTGAAAACAAGGCAAAGTGTTGTTCTAATCCAACTCATGCTTGCTCACTACCGCGTGTAGACGACAGCGAGTATTGTATGCGTCACATTTTACGTGATCCGCGTGGACATTTCCGCCAATGCAGCTATATCTATAGAAATGGACGAAAATGCCAGAATGCGTTACAGAAGCATGACCTTAAAAAAGATCCAGCCTTGACGACTCTTTGCTTTGAACACAATCGTCAAGCGCAGCTACAAAAAACACATACTTCTGTGGGCAAGTTAAAGCGCACAGATACAAATGAAGCATTGTTGAATAGTTTGGCACATCACATTAAAGTGGAAGGTACTCGTAGGGAGGAAGATGCTAGTGAACAGGAAGAGGAAATTGACGTAGTGTCACCGCATATAACGCCCTTTG TCGCTCACGAACAGATAAATAGCCTGGAATCAATAGTATCCACGATACACAAGAGACGACGCATTTTGGATTACGCTTCAGACAGCTCAAGCGGCAATGATAGTCTACCCAACATTAACAACACGCTACGTGGTTATGAATTCCAAGAATCTGACGATGACAGCATAGATTCACAGGGTGAAGATGCACTCAA ACACGCTGGCATTTACACGCGTGAAGAGGCAATACGTATCTCGGaagcaaaacttacaaaattaCAGGGTCTATATATTGACCAAATAAATCACTTGCATCATATACTCAAAGAACGTCGTCGACGTTATTTAATCGCCTTACGCAAGGAACGTGAAATGCTTT GTAGTATCCACGATCAGCTAAAGGACTCGCCGAAGGAACGTGTGCTATACAAACAGCTGAAGGCACTAAATACTTATCATCGTCGATATGGCGTTGAAGCAGTACTCTataagaaatttaaagaaaaacgaTCTCGCTCATCCGATGGCTATGGACACAAAGctacaaattttaacaaatgtgCCTTCACTGAAGGTGGTGTAAAGTGTGGTGAACGAGCAATGCCTTGTTGCAAATTTTGCCGCAAACATATTTTGGATGATAAAAAGCAAATACTTTTCCGTGCCTGTGAAGTGGAGAAAAGCGGCGTTGTATGTCAGGAACCAGTGCCGTGCATCTTTGAAGATTCCGCAAAGTGTGTCTTGCATTCGACCATACCGACGCGACATCAATATATTCAGAAG AAATACGAATCGGAAACTGAAGAGGATGATGATGTGAAGCAGGTGTGTTGTGATGACAAAACACCAGTGGTAGAGATTGCAAAATCTGAGAGTGAACCTACTGCATCGCCGGGTAGGAATATCACAATCTCGCATGATAGTGACGGCACTGCTGCAGCATCAAAAACGCGTAAATAG